From Homalodisca vitripennis isolate AUS2020 chromosome 1, UT_GWSS_2.1, whole genome shotgun sequence, the proteins below share one genomic window:
- the LOC124368023 gene encoding uncharacterized protein LOC124368023, producing MDVAPDSRHQRLALPEARGYGLFLTQLLTGHGQFKTYLFKMDLHRTSMCKYCPDKIDDSEHTFFKCVWWKDYRSSTEEIIGTRLSPSSLVTYMIEKEENWSGVAAYAQHLLKEKT from the coding sequence ATGGACGTGGCGCCTGATTCCAGACATCAGCGTCTGGCTCTCCCAGAAGCACGGGGATACGGACTTTTCCTTACCCAGTTATTGACGGGACACGGACAGTTTAAAACCTATCTTTTTAAGATGGATCTGCACCGAACGTCGATGTGCAAATACTGCCCCGACAAAATTGACGATTCCGAACATACGTTCTTCAAGTGTGTTTGGTGGAAGGACTACAGAAGCAGCACCGAAGAAATCATAGGCACTAGGCTCTCCCCGTCAAGCCTGGTGACCTATATGATCGAAAAAGAGGAAAACTGGTCAGGTGTTGCAGCCTACGCACAGCACCTTTTGAAAGAAAAGACTTAG